The Negativicutes bacterium region CTTTTCATGTTCCGGTGAAAAAGCCAATCTCATAATTTTTTGTTCAGTATCCAGACCAAGCTGTGCAATTTCCGCAAAAGCTTTTTCTAAATATTTTTTCATATCCTCACTCCAGTGCTAATTGTAATTGTTCATAGTTTTCCTTGGAAATATTATTTACCCTTTGACTTAATTGCACTGTTTTTCTGCCTAAAACTTTGTATAGTTCCAACTCTTGAGGAACAAACTGCTGTATCATTGTTAAGTGGGCCCTAACCGTTTTATAATCACCCCGGGCAATCGGACCGGTTAACCCTTTGGCACAACCTTTATGTTTAATATTATTTAAACTACCTAATACCAATGGTAACAATGCTAAAAAGGCCTCTTCTTCTGCTATGTCTAGTGCTGTTAATAACGTTAGTGAACTTTGCATTAAGGTCACTAAATAATTAGAAGCAATCGTGGCGGCCGCATGATAAAGGGCTCTTTTTTCCTCGGGGATTACTAAAATCTTTCCACCCAGTTCCCTTACTATTTTTTTAGCAACAACTAGACTTTCAGCCACACCATTAATCGCCATATACACGCCTTGAAGACTGGTCAACTGATTTTCCGCAAAAGACTGCAAGGGATGAATGCTACCAATCAGTGCGCCCTGCTTTTGAACAGGTGCCAAGACACTTAAGTCCGCCGCGCCACTGCAATGAAAAACAAATTGATTCTTCTGTAGCACATTTTTCTGCGCTAAAATTGTCGCTACTTTTTTGATATTAGCATCATTTGTAGTAATAAAAACAATCTCAGCCTCACTTATTGCTAAAAAATCAGTACTAACAACACTATTAACTACTTTAGCCAATTTTTCCGCTGAAGCCATACTATTGCTACTAACACTACTAATGTGATAGCCCAATTGATATAACGCTGTTGCCAGCACCGTTCCAACTTTACCGGCACCAATTATCGCCACATTCATCACTTTCACCCCTTATCTTAAATTTAGTTTACCATATCTATTAAGACTTGTGCTGACTATTAAGTTTAAAATAAAAAAGAAGATTGCCGGAGCAATCTTCTGACTATTTTTGTAGCTTATGCGTTTATTTTAATACCTTCGATTAATTGTCCTCTAGTATGTTTTTCCGTTACCATTGCCGTCTGCTCAATACCAACAATAATCGCCTGCATTGAGGTTTCGATATTACCAAGGATTGAGTTGATTTTTTTCGTCGCTTCAACACTATCCTCTGCCAATTTTCTAACTTCATTTGCAACCACAGCAAACCCCCGACCTTGCTCGCCCGCTCTCGCTGCTTCAATCGCAGCATTAAGACCTAGCAAATTAGTTTGTTGTGAAACTTTATTAATAAAGCCAATTACTTCGTGCGTATTATTAATATGTAATTTTGCTTCATTTACCGCATCAGATAAGCTTTCAACTTTCGCATGTAATTCTTCGTTTACTAATGCTTGTGATTTAACTAAATGATATAACATATTTGTAATATAGCCTTCAATTACTTTTACATGTTCCTGTTTGTTTTCTTCAATAATACGGTTAACTTCGGCATTACCTGTAATATTAAGAACCACATCAATCCCAGGATGTCTTACTGCTTCACGAAGATCTTGAAACGTTCTAATCCCTAGTTTTTGAGCTAATATAACTGCTACAGCATCAGCTTTAACATCCGCTACAGCCACAATTTCAACTTCCTTTACAAGCTTACAAAGATCAATTATCCCTGCGCCACCTCTACCGCCACCAACTAATAAAATCTTAACCATTTTGTTTACCCCTTTCGCTCTCTGTTTCTCTATCTTCATAAAACACTATAATTTAGATTTCTCAACTACTCTTATAGCTACTACTTATCTATCTTAATCATTTCTTAACAATAATTTCATAAATAATACCTATGAAAATAATATTTAAATTAGTATAATACCTATTCGACTAAAGTCTTGCTTTATCCTGCAAAAAAAATATTCCAAAAAATAAATTTCGTCAGATTTCGTCATTATGTTACATTTTATGTTGTATTAATAATAGCATTTTTTTAAAAATTTGTAATTAAATTTTTTTATTATTATTTAAAAATAACAAAAAAAAATTTATAATATTATTACATTAATTTTAAAAATATCATTAACTAAGTATAAGGAGAAAACCATGCCAAAAATCAAATTTATCTATAAATTTTTAATTACTGTCATGCTTATTATTATACCCAGTAATCTAGCCTTCGCTAAAACCAATCTCAGTATTAACGCTACCGGCTCAGCTGTTAAAACCGTTCAAGAAAAACTGTTAAAATTAAATTATCCTATCAAAAAAGTTACCGGTTTTTATGACAAAGACACTTATCTGGCAGTAAAAGAATTCCAAAGAAATAATAATTTAACAGTAACCGGCAAGGTCGACGATCAAACTATGTCCATCTTAAAAAAATCAACCAAAAAATTGACACCAACTAGTTTTTCGGCTAAAGGCACCGCCATCTTGGAAACCGGAAAAAAATTCTTCGGTACTCCCTATGTCTTTGGTGGCACAACTCCTAAAGGCTTTGACTGTTCAGGTTTTGTCCAATATGTCTTTGCTCAAAACTCTATCAAATTACCACGCACTGCCGACTTACAATATAAGGTTGGCACAGTAACAAAAAATCCGCAAATTGGTGATTTAGTCTTTTTTTCAACCTACGAAAAAGTACCTTCTCATTGTGGAATTTATGCCGGTAATAATACCTTTTTACATGTTTCATCTAAAAAAGGCGTTAGAATTGATCGGTTGGATGACCCCTACTGGAAACCATTATATTTAGGCGCTCGCAAAGTTTTACCATAAAATTAATGCAACAAGGAAGATGAAACTACTCATCTTCCTTTTTTATCGCTATTTACCTTTTATCATTTTACTCAAATCATTA contains the following coding sequences:
- a CDS encoding DUF2520 domain-containing protein, with product MNVAIIGAGKVGTVLATALYQLGYHISSVSSNSMASAEKLAKVVNSVVSTDFLAISEAEIVFITTNDANIKKVATILAQKNVLQKNQFVFHCSGAADLSVLAPVQKQGALIGSIHPLQSFAENQLTSLQGVYMAINGVAESLVVAKKIVRELGGKILVIPEEKRALYHAAATIASNYLVTLMQSSLTLLTALDIAEEEAFLALLPLVLGSLNNIKHKGCAKGLTGPIARGDYKTVRAHLTMIQQFVPQELELYKVLGRKTVQLSQRVNNISKENYEQLQLALE
- a CDS encoding chemotaxis protein, which translates into the protein MVKILLVGGGRGGAGIIDLCKLVKEVEIVAVADVKADAVAVILAQKLGIRTFQDLREAVRHPGIDVVLNITGNAEVNRIIEENKQEHVKVIEGYITNMLYHLVKSQALVNEELHAKVESLSDAVNEAKLHINNTHEVIGFINKVSQQTNLLGLNAAIEAARAGEQGRGFAVVANEVRKLAEDSVEATKKINSILGNIETSMQAIIVGIEQTAMVTEKHTRGQLIEGIKINA
- a CDS encoding C40 family peptidase, with the translated sequence MLIIIPSNLAFAKTNLSINATGSAVKTVQEKLLKLNYPIKKVTGFYDKDTYLAVKEFQRNNNLTVTGKVDDQTMSILKKSTKKLTPTSFSAKGTAILETGKKFFGTPYVFGGTTPKGFDCSGFVQYVFAQNSIKLPRTADLQYKVGTVTKNPQIGDLVFFSTYEKVPSHCGIYAGNNTFLHVSSKKGVRIDRLDDPYWKPLYLGARKVLP